The DNA window ACGGGAGACCGGAGTCGAGCGCCATCCGCCGGATGTTGATGACGTGCAGCACCGGCACGCCGCCGTCCCCGGCGAGCCGCTGCACGAGACCAGGCGCCCCTGCGCTGCAGCCGAGCGGCCGCCGCGAGAGCCCGGGCGGCAGCTCGAAGGACTGCGGGCAGGTGCCGAGCGCCACGAGCGCGCCGCCCACGTTGACGAGGAGAGCCGGCGCTCGGCCGCCGAGCAGGGTCCGGATTCTGTCGGCCAGCCGCTCCGCGAGCGCCGGAAACGGCGGCTCCTCGATGAGCTCCACCCCTTCCCGCGCCGCCGACGCCCTGAGCGCCGCGACCACCTCCGGCTCCATTCCGTGCGCCACCCCGGCCTCGCCGCCGAAGACCGCGAGCGACGGACGCGTCGCCAGGATCCCCCGTCGCCGCAGGGTGCCGAGCATGTCGAGCAGCGTGAAGCCAGGGTCCGTGGCGCCGTACATCGAGGCGCTCAGCGAGACGACGACGACCGGGCGGATCCCGATCGCCTCCAGCGCCGCCATGCTGGCGATGTCCGCCCCCACGAAGGAGCCCGAGAGCACCACCACGGCCGGCGCCCCGCGCGGCAGGCCGAGCCCGTCGACCATGCGCAGGAGCGCGGCGGCGAAGTCCGGGTTGGTCACGGTCCGCTTGGACGCGAGGTCGCCCATGGTGGTGGTGAGCCCGGTCAACTCCGGCCCGATCAGCCCCGTGCGGTTGGGATCCACCTCGGGCGGCTGCATCAGGCCGCGCGCGGACTTTTCCGCCGCGATCGCCCGGGTCGCCTCCCGCATCGTCTCGGCCGCGGCGAGCATCTCCGGGAGGCGCGGATGCAGCCCGCCGCCCGATACCCGCTCCACCACCTGCCACAGCCCCAGGCAGAGGACCGCGGCGAGGGCCAGCCGGACGCCGCCCCACCGGCCGGCGACCTGCGGCGCCGGGACGGCGGGCGGCCCGCTCACAGGCGCACCGCCAGGACGAGGATGATTCGCGTCGCCGCCGCCGCGATCGCCAGCGCGGCCAGCGTCGGCAGGATGCCCTGGCGGTCGAACTGGTGCGCCACGAGGCCGGGGACGATGTAGCCGAGGCCCGCCCACTCGATCGGCCCCGGTCCGGCGACCTCGACCAGCCAGTCCGCCGTCAGCGACAGCGCCAGTCCGGCGAGCACCGTCACCGCGAAGGCTCGCGACCCGAAGAGCACCAGGTGCCTCTGCAGGAGCCGCACCAGGCCGAAGCACGCGAGGCTCACGAGGAAGAAGCCGAGCAGCGCGGCCGGGCGGTCGAGCAGCAGCGCCACGTAGCCCGGCACGATGATGCCCCCGGCGGTCAGCCCGATGACTTCCGTAACGAGAAGGCTCACCGGCACCCCGATGACGAGGGCCGCCGTCAGCATGCCGGCGGCTCCGGGCCCAGAAGGGCGGCGAGCTCGCGGCCGAGGCCGGCATAGTTGCCGACCCCCCAGACGGTGGTTCCGGGCGGCACCGCCGCGGCGAGCGCCGCGAGCGCGCGCCGGGGGTCGGGCGGCAGGCCGACGACGTCCCCGGCCCCGAAGCCGGCCCGCCGCGCCAGCACCGCCGCGAGGCCGTCGCCGGCCACGAAGAGCAGCGGCAGCGGCCGGCGCGCGGCCAGGAAGCGGACGAAGTGCCGGCTGCGCAGCGGCCGGTCGCGGCGGGCGTTGAGCACCACCACGGGCCGCCCCTCCGGGGGCCGCTCCGCCCAGAGCGCCTCGAGCGAGACCACGTCGTTGCACGCGAAGGCGTTGGCGAAGCGGATCGTCTTGCCCTCGATCTGTGCCTCCCAGGCGGCGAAGTGCCCGGGATCGGGCAAGGCGAAGGCCATACCGGCGGCCGCCGCCTCCTCCCCGACCCCGTGGATCCGGCAGGCGGCGAGCGCGAGCGCCCGGTTGGCCGCATCGGGCGCGAGCCCGTCCGTCTCGACCGTCACCAGCCGCGCCCCGAGCGAAGCCGCACGGGCCCGGAAGCCGTCCGTCGCCGCCTCCCGGGCCGCCACCACGGTCCCGCCCTGCGGGATCAGCCAGGCGAGCGCCTCCGCCATCGCGCCGGGCGCCTCGCCGAGCTCCTCGAAATGGTCCGGCCGGGCGTTGGTGACCACGAGCGTCGTGGCCTTGAGGAGCCGGGCTTCGGACGCCCACAGAAGGTCCGGCCGGATCGCCATGCACTCGACCACGAGCGCGTCAGCGCCCTCCCGCGCCGCCCTTGCGAGAAGCCGCGCTTGCTCGCGGATCGAGGCCGGTCCCCGCCGCCGGAACGGCTCCTCGCGGCCGTCCGGCGTCAGGAGCCGCGGCTCGGACCCGGTCGCCTTGCCGACGACCCGCAGCCCTCCGGCGCGCAGGCCGGCCGCGATCAGCCGGACGGTCGTCGACTTGCCGCGCGTGCCCGCGACGTGGATGACGACGGGAATGCGGGCCCGGTTCCGCCTGAGGAGGAAGCCGGCGACCGCCAGCCAAAGGGCCGCTGCCAGGAAGCAGAGGACGGCCAGGAGCGCGAGCCGCGGCGCCGGCAGGCGCTCGGCGAGAACCGGGTCGGTCAGGATCGACAGCATGCGCCCCGTATGCCCCGCCCGCGCGCGTCCCGTGCCTCGAGAGGGCCGGGCGCCCCTGCCCGCGCCGGCACCCCGTCCGTCAACCGCCGGAGAACAGCTTCTCGAGCGGCTGCTTGAGAGTCGCCGCGCTCTCGATCACGACCATCGGGATGTTGCCGGCCTTCGAAATCTTCGTAAAGAGCCCGTCGCCGTCGCTGTCGTTGCGGATGATGAGATAGTTGGCGCGCGGCGCCGCCAGCTCGATCAACTGGTTGGAGAGGGCGTCCCGGCGATCCTCGCCGCCGATGTGCAGAACGACGACATAGAGGCCCTTGGCCTTCGCCGCGTCCAGCAGGTGGCTGGTCCGGGCGAGCTCGTCGCTGATGCTGATGCCCGCGTCGCCGAACCCCTTGAGGCTGGCCCCGACCGCCAGCATGAGGGTCTTGGCCTCGCCGAGCTGGTTCGCCTCGATGTGCGGATCGTACTTGTACGGGATCCCGCTGCGCTTCACGGCCAGCTGGACCTGGAAGGCGTCGAGGCTCTGTCCGATGCTGGTCACCAGGGCCGGCGGCTGTGCCTTGTCCTGGGCGACGGACGGGGCGGCCCACGTCAGGACGGCTCCGCCGACGAGCGCGGCCGCGACGAGGAATTGCCGACGATCAGGCTTCCGGGTCATGTGCGTTCCCTCGGGTGCTTCGGTCTCGGCGCGGGGTCCGGTACGGCGGCGGCCAGGGGCGCACGCCCCGGGGCCCGCCGCGGCACCGGACGGATCCGCGGGTCACCCGCATTGAACGTCGGTTCCCGCCGCCGCAATACCTGCAAATGGAGGTGTTCCCCGGCGATTGGGGCCGGCAGGCGGCGCCCCCTACATCGGCGCCGCGCGCGAGCCCGGGGCTTGGCTCCGCCTGAAGGCGGGCAGTGCGGCCGCGATGGCCGCCGCCGCCCCGGCGAGGGCGATCACCCACCAGGCTGACAGCTCGTCGTCGAAGGTCAGCAGAATCGGCAGGGTCTCGGCCGGCGGCATGTCCTGGTACGCCCACAGCCAGAGGATCTCGAGCCCGAACGCCGCCGCCCCGGCGCCGATCGCCAAGAGCCCCAGTGCCATCGCGGAGCGGCCCCGTCCCGCCCCCCGCAGCGCCCGCCATGCCATCAGCCAGAGGAACAGACCGGCCGTCCAGTACTGCGCGCCGAAGACGCCCGGCGAGAGCAGGAAGTGGGCGACCGCCAGCCCGCTCGCCGCATAGTTCAGCCGGTGCAGCCGATGCCAGCGCTCCGCCCCGAGCCGCGCCACGGCCGC is part of the Prosthecomicrobium sp. N25 genome and encodes:
- the pgsW gene encoding poly-gamma-glutamate system protein — protein: MSGPPAVPAPQVAGRWGGVRLALAAVLCLGLWQVVERVSGGGLHPRLPEMLAAAETMREATRAIAAEKSARGLMQPPEVDPNRTGLIGPELTGLTTTMGDLASKRTVTNPDFAAALLRMVDGLGLPRGAPAVVVLSGSFVGADIASMAALEAIGIRPVVVVSLSASMYGATDPGFTLLDMLGTLRRRGILATRPSLAVFGGEAGVAHGMEPEVVAALRASAAREGVELIEEPPFPALAERLADRIRTLLGGRAPALLVNVGGALVALGTCPQSFELPPGLSRRPLGCSAGAPGLVQRLAGDGGVPVLHVINIRRMALDSGLPFDPRPLPVPGRNPAVYGRSRAVE
- the pgsC gene encoding poly-gamma-glutamate biosynthesis protein PgsC, whose translation is MLTAALVIGVPVSLLVTEVIGLTAGGIIVPGYVALLLDRPAALLGFFLVSLACFGLVRLLQRHLVLFGSRAFAVTVLAGLALSLTADWLVEVAGPGPIEWAGLGYIVPGLVAHQFDRQGILPTLAALAIAAAATRIILVLAVRL
- the pgsB gene encoding poly-gamma-glutamate synthase PgsB; this encodes MLSILTDPVLAERLPAPRLALLAVLCFLAAALWLAVAGFLLRRNRARIPVVIHVAGTRGKSTTVRLIAAGLRAGGLRVVGKATGSEPRLLTPDGREEPFRRRGPASIREQARLLARAAREGADALVVECMAIRPDLLWASEARLLKATTLVVTNARPDHFEELGEAPGAMAEALAWLIPQGGTVVAAREAATDGFRARAASLGARLVTVETDGLAPDAANRALALAACRIHGVGEEAAAAGMAFALPDPGHFAAWEAQIEGKTIRFANAFACNDVVSLEALWAERPPEGRPVVVLNARRDRPLRSRHFVRFLAARRPLPLLFVAGDGLAAVLARRAGFGAGDVVGLPPDPRRALAALAAAVPPGTTVWGVGNYAGLGRELAALLGPEPPAC
- a CDS encoding DUF6305 family protein produces the protein MTRKPDRRQFLVAAALVGGAVLTWAAPSVAQDKAQPPALVTSIGQSLDAFQVQLAVKRSGIPYKYDPHIEANQLGEAKTLMLAVGASLKGFGDAGISISDELARTSHLLDAAKAKGLYVVVLHIGGEDRRDALSNQLIELAAPRANYLIIRNDSDGDGLFTKISKAGNIPMVVIESAATLKQPLEKLFSGG
- a CDS encoding ferric reductase-like transmembrane domain-containing protein encodes the protein MLAPWRDRRGAFSAIRAGALVLAAVPAAFMLADWRSGAFGPIPVIGFTYWSGVWATVLLLLTLAVSPARAILGLGRLIEARRILGVSALLYSLLHVVAFAMLFRWDAGELAAQMRRPTILVASGSLALLLALGLTSTDAAVARLGAERWHRLHRLNYAASGLAVAHFLLSPGVFGAQYWTAGLFLWLMAWRALRGAGRGRSAMALGLLAIGAGAAAFGLEILWLWAYQDMPPAETLPILLTFDDELSAWWVIALAGAAAAIAAALPAFRRSQAPGSRAAPM